TACTGGCTGTAGAGGAGCTCGTAGCGCGCATTCAGCACCGCGACGTCATCCAGGGAGATCCCGGCGCCTTCGGCGATCCCCCGCATCGCCGCCCCGTAGTCCGGTTCCACGCGGTCGATGACCGCCAGGTACATCCGCGCCCGGTCGCGCGTCTCCTGCAGCGTGAGGCGCGCCTCGCGGCGGAAGCGGTCGTAGTAGATGCGCAGGTTGTCCGCGATGGCCGCGGCGCAGGCTGCGCCGTGGGCCACGCCGTCGGCGTGGGGCTCGCCGGGGAGCTCCACGATGGGCAGCCCGGACACGAGACCGTCCTTTCGCCCTCCGAAGGGCGAACTCATGCCCGCAGCACGCGCAGGAAGTCGATCCAGGCCGGCTGCCGGACGAACCCCAGTTTGGCGTTGATCGCCAGCATCGGGGCGTTGCGGCTGCTGTTGAAGGTACGGATCTCCCGATAGCCCATGACCTGCGCGTACTCCACGGTGCGCAGCTTGAGCGCGGTGGCGATCCCCAGGCCCCGGTACTCCGGGAGCACGGCGGTCAGCTGCTGCCACAGGACGCCCGGGTCGGATTCGCTGCGCTTGAGCGCGCTCTCCCCCACGTAGAGGTCGCCCTTCTTGACCAGGAAGAACGCGTCGAGCAGCGCCTGCGGATGGCGGACCTCATCGTCCACGAACCGCTCGAAGGACGGCGGGGTGGGGAGATCGGGATCCTCGCGCGGCGCGCCCAGGTCCAGGGTGCCGTGCGCCTGGTACACCGCCCCCAGGCACTGCGGGTCGCGCCGGAGCTCGTCCTTGAGCGTGGTGATGGTTACCCCGGCCTCCGCAACCCGGCGGGTGGAGGCGGCGAAGGGGGCCAGGTCCACCGCCGTCACGGCTAGCCGGGACTCGAAGACCCGGGCGTACTCGTCGAAGCCGAACCCGCGGAGAAAGGCCACGGCGTGCGCGTAATCTTCCCGGGCCCAGGACTTGACGCGCCTCGCCCCCCGCTCTTCGAGACGGCGCAGGTGGTGGCGCATCAGCGCGGTGCCGATCCCCCGGCGGTGCGCCTGGGGATGGACGGCGACGAAGAGCTGGTATTTGTCGGGATGAAACGACCAGGGCAGGTGCGCGTGGAAACCGTAGCCGGCGGCCCGCCCCCGCTCCTCGGCGATGACCCACTCCCGGACGAACCGCGCCTCGTCGAAGCGGCGATAGCGGTCGCGGACCTCCGCGGCCGACAGCGGTACGTCGGGGAAGTTGGCCCGGTAGATCTCCGCCACCGCCGCAAAGTCCGCGTCGCAAAGTGGCCGAATGTCCACGTGCTCAGCGATCTGTGCCATCGAGGCCCTCCTCGAACTCCTTGACGAAGGTCACCCAGGCCGGCTGCCGGACGAAAGCCCAACTTGGCGTTGATCGCCAGTGCATGGCTTCTCCCTCCACCCTGTGGCCTCGAAAACAAACGGCGCAGAGCGTTGTCGGCTCTGCGCCGCACAGGCGTCGGAAGAACGGGAGACCTACACAGGCATACCCCTGACGATCTGACGCCCATGGGCGCCGAGCCGGTCCTGCGGTGGACCGGAACGCCGCGCCGCACAACGCTGTCGGATCTTCATCATGGACGTCACCTGCCTGCTCAAACGCCCATGAGGCTAGCACACTTCGCCGGGGGCGTCAATCAGAACAGCAGCTCCAGTTCGGTGAGCCGGAGGCGCATCGCCTGCCGGGAGACGCGGAACTGCTCCGCCAGGTCGCCGACGACGCGGTCCACGGCCCGGGCCCGCTCCTCCGGACCGAGGGCGCGCAGGATGCTCGTCTGGGCCTGCTCGAAGGCCCGGCGCACCGCGCCGGCCGGCATGAGCAGCTCCGCGGCAAAGACCCGGGCTTCACGTTCCTGGAGGGCGCGGGCCGGCTCGCGGATCACCGGCGGCTGCCCCGGCGCCTCGCTGGCCACGAGGGCGGAATGCCCGAGGACCGCGTGCGCCAGCTCCTCGGCGACGGCCCACCGCCGCTCCGCATCGCTGCGGAAGGGGTACTCCCGGTTCAGCACCAGCACAGGCCGGTCCGGCCCGCCTTCAATGCCGCCGCGCTGGCCGGCCGGCAGCGCCCGCCAGCGCACCGGATAGCCCAGCGCTTCGGCCAGCCCTTCGACGTCGACGGGAATCCGGGTGGGAAACGCCTCCAGCAGCTGGCGTGCCTGCAGCGCCGCACGGGAACGGCGCGGGGTGGGAGGTCGGGCCGGCACCGGCGCGGCCGCGCCGAGCGCAGCGATCGCCGCCCGCTCTTCGGGGCTGAACGGGCGACCGCTGCTCTCCAGCTGGAAGAGCCCGCACTCCGGGCACGACCAGGCGATCGGCGGCTCGCACTCGCTGGCGAACCGCGGCGACATCTCCGAGGCGCAAACCGGACAGGCACGCATGGGCGAGTTGGGATTAGGTACCTGCGGCGGACCTTCCTGCCGAACGCACGCGGCCGGACCGACTGCGTGTCGGCCCGACTAGATCACGGGGGGCCGCAGCAGGCGCATCCGCGCGTCGCGCGCGGCGGCCCGCACGTCCGGGAAGGGCAGCCCTTCCAGCTGCATCAGGACCTCCGCGGCCTGCAGGATGACCCGCTGCAGGTCGCCTTCTTCGGTCTGGCTGGCGCGGCTCAGCTGCATCCAGTCCGCGCCGCGCATCCAGGCGACCACGGCGTCGGCCCGCCGGTCGGCCGGCGACGGCAGACGGCGCCGCGAGACCGGGTCCCATTCGGGCTCGAACTGGGCGACCACCGGATCCGCCGGGAGGGCCTGGCGGCGCTCGAGGTCGGCGAGTTCCTTCGCCAGGCGTGCCAGCGGCTGCAGTCCGGCTTCTCCCCCGCGACGCGGAGCGCGTTCGGTGGCCAGCGCGCCCCCTACGGCCGCCCAGGCTGCGGTGGACGCCCCGATCAGGCTGCGGCGCACGGCCTCGGCCAGGATCAGGATGCGCGGATGGCGCAGTTCCGCCGCCCACCGGCCGTCCGCCGTGAGGCGGTACTCCGGATCCAGGTAGCCCAGCTGCCGCAGCACCGCGGCGCGCCGGGTGAACTCGTCGATGAGGGACCCTTCCACGTTGTGCAGCGCCTGCCGCAGGGCGGAACGGCGGAGCTCCCGGGCCCGCAGCGCTTCGATCGTCGCCAGGCACCGCGACTCCACCGGGCAGCGGGCGCAGGGCCAGGCCTCGAGCTCCTGCTCCTGGGCGGCAAGCTCCTCCACAGGCAGGTGCGCGTCGCGCCGCCGCATCCGCGCCAGCCGGTCGCGCATCCGTTCGTAGCGGCCCCGCGTGATGAGCCGGTCGTCGCAGGGCCGGCCGGCCAGGTCGTCGGGAGGAATCGAGGCGATGGCCTGCCGCAGGCGCACCACCTCGTCCCGCCGCTCGTAGGCGGCCAGGGACCGGCCCAGTTCCTGCTGGGCTTCCCGGAGCGTGCAGCGGCGCAGCAGGTTGAGGACCTGCACATAGCCCGGCGTGAACGCCGACAGCACGGGCTCCGGCTCCGCGTCGATCAGGGCCAGACCCTCGCGCGCCTCCTCCCGGGAGGTGGCCGGCAGCACGACGATCCCGATGGTGTCCTTGCCCCGGCGGCCGGCCCGTCCCGCCATCTGGTGGAACTCGGTGGGCGTCAGGGACACGGGACCCTCCGGGCTGTTCCGCACCAGCGTGGACAGCGCCACCGTCCGGGCCGGCACGTCCAGCCCGCTGGCCAGCGTCGTCGTGGCGCACACCGCGCGGATGAGCCCGCGGCTGAGCAGATCTTCGACGGCGAGGCGCCAGGCCGTGGTGTGACCGGCATGGTGCGGGGCGATCCCGGCATCGATCAGTGCGTTGCGGAAGGGGTGCTGCCGCAGCAGGGGGTAGTCCTTCTCCCACCGGGCCATCGCCGCCGCGCGCAGTTCGGGCCCGAAGGCCCGCAGCGAGGCCAGTTCCCGCGCCGCCTCGTCGCACTGCCGGCGCGACGGGTAGAAGAGGATCACCGGGAGCAGCCGGTAATGCTCGAGGTCGCGCAGCAGCGAGGGGAGCCACCCGGCCGTCCGGCCGCCCGGCGGCAGGTGCCCCAGGGCATCGGGCGGGATGAGCCGGCCCCGGCCGTCGGCGAGGATGTAGCGCAGCGGCACCGGACGCAGGCGCTCCACAATCACCTCGGGCCGCGCGCCGCGGAGTTCGGTCAGCCAGGAGGCGACGGTCTCCGCGTTGGGGAAGGTGGCGGAGAGCAGCAGCAGACGGCTGCTCCTGGGGGCCAGCATGAGGATCTCCTCCCACGCCGTGCCCCGCTCGGGATCGGCCAGGTAGTGCGCCTCGTCGAGCACGATCAGGTCCGGCGCGGCGGAGACACCGTAGAGCGCGTTGCGGAGGATCTCGGTGGTGGCGACGATAATGGGCGCCTGGGCATTGATGCGGCGCTCGCCGGTGAGCAGGCCCACGGACTCCAGACCGTACAGACCGCTGAACCGGTGGAACTTCTGGTTGGACAGCGCCTTGAGCGGCGTGGTATACCAGGCGCGTCCGCCCCGGGCCAGCACCTCCGCCATCGCCTGCTCGGCGATCCACGTCTTCCCGCTGCCCGTCGGCGCCGCGACCAGGACATCGCCGGTGCGCACGGCGGCCAGTGCGGCTTCCTGGAAGGGGGCGGGGACAAAGGGGGCGGCCGGCGGCGTGCCGACGTCTTCGAGAATGGCGCGGAGTTTGCCGGAGGTGGGACGTCGAATGGTCTGTCGGACGGCGAGTCGCGATCGCGCCATGTGCCCTCATGATAGCGGATGCATCTCCTCGGCACCAGTGCGACGCATACTGATTGTTACTTGACTTCTATGAACCGCGACGGGACCGCCGATGTCATCGTCCTCGGCCTGGGAGCCATGGGCAGCGCGGCCGCCTATCACCTGGCCCGCCGCGGCCGACAGGTGATCGGGCTCGAGCAGTTCACTCCCGGGCACGACCGCGGCTCCTCCCACGGCCGCTCCCGGATCATCCGGGAGGCCTACTTCGAACACCCGGACTACGTCCCGCTGGTCCGGCGCGCCTACGAGCTCTGGGCCGCCCTCCAGGCGGAGGACGGATCCCGCCTCTTCCTGCCCACGGGAGGATTGATGATCGGTCCGCACGACGGCGCCCTGGTACAGGGCGCGCTCGCCAGCGCCCGCACCCACGATCTGGACCACGAGGTGCTGGACAGCGCCGGGCTGCGGGCCCGCTACCCGGTGTTCCAGGTCCGGGACGACGCCGCGGCGGTCTGGGAGCCCCGTGCCGGGGTCCTCTTCCCGGAGGCCGGTGTCCTGGCGCACCTGCGGGGCGCCCTGCGCCACGGGGCGCGCCTCCGGACGGAAGAGCGGGTCCTGGCCTGGCATCCCCGCGACGGCGGCGTGGAGGTTGAGACAGACCGCGGCGTCTACGGCGGAGACCATCTGGTCGTCACCGCCGGCCCGTGGGCCGCGCAGGTCCTGACCGACCTCGGGCTGCCGCTACAGGTCGAGCGCAACGTGATGTACTGGTTCCAGCCGGCCGATCCCGCCCTGTTCGCCCCGCACCGCCTGCCCGTGTACATCTACGAGTACCGACGGGAGGCCTTCATCTACGGGTTCCCCCGGCTCGGCGACGACGGGGTGAAGGTCGCCCACCACCACAGCGGCGAGATCTGCACCCCCGAGGACATCCGCCGCGATGTCTCGGCCGACGAGGTCTCCCGCATGCGGGAGATCCTGGCGCACACCCTGCCCGGCCTGGCCGGGGAGTTGCGGCAGGCCGTGACCTGCATGTACACGAACACCCCGGACGGCCACTTCATCATCGATCGCCACCCCCGCCACCCCCAGGTGATCCTGGCCTGCGGCTTCTCGGGACACGGCTTCAAGTTTGCCCCGGTGGTGGGGGAGATTTTGGCCGACCTGGCCGTCGACGGCCGCACCCGTCACCGAATCGACCTGTTCCGCCTCGACCGATTCATGGTATAGTGTAGGCAATGGCTTCCACCCGCCCTTCCCCGCGGCGGGATCCCGTTCTCCTGTATCGCATTCAGTCCGATTTTGCCGCGGGTCTGGCTCCGGCCCAGATTGCCGAGAAGCTCTCGCTTCCGGTGTACACCGTGACCACGGCGCTTCGCCGGGACGGGAGTCCGGGTGCCTTGCCGGACCCGTACAGCCTCGCCCAGCGGCGGGCCGACCAGCGGGATGCCACCCTGCTGTACTGGGTGGGCTACGTGGCCGCCTGCGGCGCCGTCTACGACGGGCCGACTCCCACGGTGGTCATCGACCTCGACCCACGAGACATCCCCCACGTGGAGCGGATGCTGGCCGACCTGACCGACCGGCATCCCGGCTGCGAGTTCTGCCAGAGCAGCGCGCGCGGACTGCAGGCCTACATCCGGGATCGCGCCCTGGGGCGGCTGCTCCTGCACTGGGGGATTCCGGACGGCAGCCGGGCCGACTCGGTACCCCTCCACTTCATCCCGGCAGCCCTGCTCCCCCACTTCGTCCGCGGATATCTCGAGGGGGGACGGGGCACGCCGCCCTTCGGCGGCCGGACGACCCCGGGATCCGTGGGGGCCATCCGCAGGGTGGTTTTCGAGGGGCCCCCGACCTTCCTCGCCGCGCTGCGCGAGGCCCTTCGACCTCACGTCGACGGTCGCGGCACACTGGTGATCCGGCGCGGCACCGGCAGGCTCACCTACACCGGTCGGGCGGCGCCGCGTGTGGTGCGCTTCGCCTATCGGGACGCCGACCGGTCGCTCCCGCGCCTGGATCGTCTGCGCCAGACACTGCGCCTTCCAGGACCCGCTGCACAGAACGGACGCCTGCGGGCCCGCCGAGGCTAGGCGGCCCGCGGAGGATCGAGGAGGAGATGGCCACGAAGCGGTTGTACGTGGGGAACCTGCCCTACGATGTCGGCGAGCAGGACCTCCGGACGTTGTTCGAGCCCTTCGGACCGGTCAGCGCCGTCCAGCTCATCGGCGGACGAGGTTTCGGATTCGTGGAAGTTCCCGAGGAGCGGGCGCCGGACGCGATCGCGCAGGTCAACGGCAGGCAGCACGGCGGCCGCGCCCTGGTGGTCAGCGAGGCTCGTCCGCGCCAGCCGTCCTTCGGCGGTGAGCGCCGGGGGCCGAGCGGCGGCTTCCGACGCGACGCCGGCGGCGGAGGACTCGGACGCGACGCCAGAGGCGGACCGGGCGGCGGTGGACGCGGTCGCCGCGGCAGCGGACGGGGCTCCGCAGGTGGCGGCGGACGCCGCGGCGGCCGGGGATGGCACCGCGAGCGCTACTGAAATCGCCTTGGGTTGCGCTGCCTCAGATAGATCCGAGACACCCTGAGTGAGGGTGCTCCGCCACAAACACCGCTGCAAACCCGTCCGTCGGGGCTACACTGGCCCCATGAATGTCCAAGAGATCATCCTGCCCCAGGTCCGGCACCTGCGGGTGGCGCCCGAGCTGTCCCCCGAGGCCCGTCGCCGGATGACCGGCGCACGCGGCGCCCCACACGGGTGCGCCAGCCCCAAACGTCGCCGGAGCTGGTGGCCCGGATCCGGGCGCTGCGCGAGGCCTACCCCCGCTGGGGGGACCGCAAGCTGGCCGTGCTGCTGCAGCGCGAGGACTATCGCGTCGCGCACGCGACGGTGGGGCGGGTGCTGACCCGCCTGCGCGCGAAGGGGCAACTGCAGGAACCGCCCCTGGTGCGAGCGGCGATCCACAAACGGCGCCGGCGGGCGCGCCTGCAGCGGCGCTACGCGCGGCGGATGCCGTGGGGCTACCTCCCGCGGGCGCCGGGCGATCTGGTCCAGATCGACACGACGCCCATCACGCTCTATCCGGGCTGTCCGCGGGTGCACATCACCGCCCGCGATGTCGTCAGTCGCAAAGATGTGGTCGCCGCCTACAAGCGGGGCAACAGCGCGGCGGCCGAGGACTTGCTGCGCCACGAACTGCCGCGGATGGGCGTCCCCATCCGGGCCCTCCAGATCGATGGGGGCTCGGAATTCAAGGCCAACTTCGAGCGGGCCTGTCAGGCCCTGGGGATCGCGCTCTACGTCCTGCCCCCGCGCAGTCCCCGCTTGAATGGCAAGGTGGGTGCCCGATGACTTGGTCGCCCACAATACGCTGCTGCGGGAGCACGAGGCGGTCTATAATGGGCTCCGGCCCCACCAGGCGCTCGGGTATCTTACCCCGAACGAGTTTGTGACGCGCTGGCAGGCCGATCACCCGTGAAGGAGGCAAAGTGTCTCGCATCTACTGAGGCAGTACACGGGTTTGACGGCCAGGCGGCGCTCTGCTACACTAAGCAAGTCGTCATAGATGCGTTGAGCGAGGGATGCGCATCCGGCATCCCTCGCGGTGTGTCGCGAGCCTTCCTCGGACGGATTGGTGCTGGCGAGACACACGCAGATGCCGGCACAATTCGTCGGCCCGAATCCTCGGGCCGGTCCGGGCGCTCCCCGGACGCGAAGGAGGCTTTTTTGTTATGCAGACACCACAGGTCGTACGACACCGACCGCAGCGGGCGCCCCACCACGCGCCCCAGAGCGGATCCCCGTCCACGGCGGAGGCGACGGCCCCGCCGGCCGCATCGGGCGGTCGCAGCTTCGGCCGCCTGGAGCTGCGCCCCGATGTCCTCCGGGCGGTTCACGAGCTTGGCTGGACCCAGCCGACACCGATCCAGGAGCAGGTCATCCCGCTCCTGAGGGAGGGACGGGACCTGGTCGGCCAGGCGCAGACCGGCTCCGGCAAGACCGGGGCCTTCGGGATCCCGCTCGTCGAGCGGATCGACCCGCAGGCGCGCGATCTGCAGGCCCTGGTGCTGGTTCCCACGCGGGAACTCGCCCTCCAGGTGTCCGATGAAGTCCGCGCTCTGGGGCGATACCGCCACCTCCGGGTTGTCACCCTGTTTGGCGGGCAGCCCATCGAGCGGCAGTTCGCCGACCTCCGGCGCCATCCGCAGGCGGCGATCGCCACACCCGGCCGGCTGCTGGACCACCTGCGGCGGCGCACCGTCACCCTCGGCGCCGTCGGGCTGGTCGTCCTCGACGAGGCAGACCGCATGCTGGACATGGGTTTCCTGCCCGACGTCACGCAGATCCTCCGCGCGCTGCCGGCTCATCGCCAGACGGCGCTGTTCTCGGCCACGATGCCCGCCGCGGTCCGGACCATCGCCGACCGGCAGATGCGGCATCCGGTCGCGGTCCAGGTCGCGGCGCCGGCACCGACGGTCGAGACGGTGGAGCAGTTCTACGTGGAGGTCGCGGAGGAGGACAAGGTCAGAGCGCTGCGCCGACTGCTGCAGGACGAGGCGATTCGCAGCGCCCTGGTCTTCCGGCGGACCCAACACCGGGCGGACCGGCTGGCCA
This is a stretch of genomic DNA from Armatimonadota bacterium. It encodes these proteins:
- a CDS encoding helix-turn-helix domain-containing protein; amino-acid sequence: MQTRPSGLHWPHECPRDHPAPGPAPAGGARAVPRGPSPDDRRTRRPTRVRQPQTSPELVARIRALREAYPRWGDRKLAVLLQREDYRVAHATVGRVLTRLRAKGQLQEPPLVRAAIHKRRRRARLQRRYARRMPWGYLPRAPGDLVQIDTTPITLYPGCPRVHITARDVVSRKDVVAAYKRGNSAAAEDLLRHELPRMGVPIRALQIDGGSEFKANFERACQALGIALYVLPPRSPRLNGKVGAR
- the solA gene encoding N-methyl-L-tryptophan oxidase: MNRDGTADVIVLGLGAMGSAAAYHLARRGRQVIGLEQFTPGHDRGSSHGRSRIIREAYFEHPDYVPLVRRAYELWAALQAEDGSRLFLPTGGLMIGPHDGALVQGALASARTHDLDHEVLDSAGLRARYPVFQVRDDAAAVWEPRAGVLFPEAGVLAHLRGALRHGARLRTEERVLAWHPRDGGVEVETDRGVYGGDHLVVTAGPWAAQVLTDLGLPLQVERNVMYWFQPADPALFAPHRLPVYIYEYRREAFIYGFPRLGDDGVKVAHHHSGEICTPEDIRRDVSADEVSRMREILAHTLPGLAGELRQAVTCMYTNTPDGHFIIDRHPRHPQVILACGFSGHGFKFAPVVGEILADLAVDGRTRHRIDLFRLDRFMV
- a CDS encoding DEAD/DEAH box helicase, translated to MARSRLAVRQTIRRPTSGKLRAILEDVGTPPAAPFVPAPFQEAALAAVRTGDVLVAAPTGSGKTWIAEQAMAEVLARGGRAWYTTPLKALSNQKFHRFSGLYGLESVGLLTGERRINAQAPIIVATTEILRNALYGVSAAPDLIVLDEAHYLADPERGTAWEEILMLAPRSSRLLLLSATFPNAETVASWLTELRGARPEVIVERLRPVPLRYILADGRGRLIPPDALGHLPPGGRTAGWLPSLLRDLEHYRLLPVILFYPSRRQCDEAARELASLRAFGPELRAAAMARWEKDYPLLRQHPFRNALIDAGIAPHHAGHTTAWRLAVEDLLSRGLIRAVCATTTLASGLDVPARTVALSTLVRNSPEGPVSLTPTEFHQMAGRAGRRGKDTIGIVVLPATSREEAREGLALIDAEPEPVLSAFTPGYVQVLNLLRRCTLREAQQELGRSLAAYERRDEVVRLRQAIASIPPDDLAGRPCDDRLITRGRYERMRDRLARMRRRDAHLPVEELAAQEQELEAWPCARCPVESRCLATIEALRARELRRSALRQALHNVEGSLIDEFTRRAAVLRQLGYLDPEYRLTADGRWAAELRHPRILILAEAVRRSLIGASTAAWAAVGGALATERAPRRGGEAGLQPLARLAKELADLERRQALPADPVVAQFEPEWDPVSRRRLPSPADRRADAVVAWMRGADWMQLSRASQTEEGDLQRVILQAAEVLMQLEGLPFPDVRAAARDARMRLLRPPVI
- a CDS encoding GNAT family N-acetyltransferase, whose protein sequence is MAQIAEHVDIRPLCDADFAAVAEIYRANFPDVPLSAAEVRDRYRRFDEARFVREWVIAEERGRAAGYGFHAHLPWSFHPDKYQLFVAVHPQAHRRGIGTALMRHHLRRLEERGARRVKSWAREDYAHAVAFLRGFGFDEYARVFESRLAVTAVDLAPFAASTRRVAEAGVTITTLKDELRRDPQCLGAVYQAHGTLDLGAPREDPDLPTPPSFERFVDDEVRHPQALLDAFFLVKKGDLYVGESALKRSESDPGVLWQQLTAVLPEYRGLGIATALKLRTVEYAQVMGYREIRTFNSSRNAPMLAINAKLGFVRQPAWIDFLRVLRA
- a CDS encoding DEAD/DEAH box helicase translates to MQTPQVVRHRPQRAPHHAPQSGSPSTAEATAPPAASGGRSFGRLELRPDVLRAVHELGWTQPTPIQEQVIPLLREGRDLVGQAQTGSGKTGAFGIPLVERIDPQARDLQALVLVPTRELALQVSDEVRALGRYRHLRVVTLFGGQPIERQFADLRRHPQAAIATPGRLLDHLRRRTVTLGAVGLVVLDEADRMLDMGFLPDVTQILRALPAHRQTALFSATMPAAVRTIADRQMRHPVAVQVAAPAPTVETVEQFYVEVAEEDKVRALRRLLQDEAIRSALVFRRTQHRADRLATQLGRHHRVGVLHGGMRQSARLRALRDFEERRTPILVATNVAARGLDLPEISHVINFDAPEDVETYIHRVGRTARAGRAGTAITLIGQHDLQIFDQLRRTLGPSFRRHPLNLYT
- a CDS encoding RNA-binding protein, yielding MATKRLYVGNLPYDVGEQDLRTLFEPFGPVSAVQLIGGRGFGFVEVPEERAPDAIAQVNGRQHGGRALVVSEARPRQPSFGGERRGPSGGFRRDAGGGGLGRDARGGPGGGGRGRRGSGRGSAGGGGRRGGRGWHRERY
- a CDS encoding ImmA/IrrE family metallo-endopeptidase, whose protein sequence is MSPRFASECEPPIAWSCPECGLFQLESSGRPFSPEERAAIAALGAAAPVPARPPTPRRSRAALQARQLLEAFPTRIPVDVEGLAEALGYPVRWRALPAGQRGGIEGGPDRPVLVLNREYPFRSDAERRWAVAEELAHAVLGHSALVASEAPGQPPVIREPARALQEREARVFAAELLMPAGAVRRAFEQAQTSILRALGPEERARAVDRVVGDLAEQFRVSRQAMRLRLTELELLF